The sequence below is a genomic window from Verrucomicrobiia bacterium.
GGGTGGGGCAAAGCTGCCGCTTTGCCCTGACTTTGGCCTTCACCGCCGGCCTCTCAAATGAAACCGCCCCCCGAAAAACACAGCTCTCCCTGTCCTCAGTCTTGTTCATTCACCCTTTATAGACTTGTGGGTAATGCTCAGCCTCAACGGCGTGAGGGTGAGAACATCAAAAGCATTACCCCTGAATCTACGCTTTCTCAGAATGCACTATCCCTCTATCTTTTTCGCGTGGCAAAACCGCAACACATGGAACTCGGCGAAGGCCGGAACATCACGCGCATCCCCATTCTCTATGAGGATCGCTCCGTCATGGCCATTGATAAACCCGCTGGCTGGCTCCTCGTCCCCTTCTCCTGGCAACGCACGCAGCGAAATCTCCAAGCCGCGGTCACGTCCTCCATCTCCGCTGGTCACTTCTGGGCACGCTCGCGTAATCTGAAGTTCCTCCGCCACGTCCATCGACTCGATGGCGACACCAGCGGCATCCTCCTTTTCGCGAAAAGCCTCGGCGCCGTGGATACCTACAGCGACCTCTTCGAAACCCGTCAGATGGAGAAAACCTATCTGGTCGTCGTCCACGGCGTTCCCAAGCAAACCGAATGGACCTGTACCGCCAAGCTCGCTTCCGATCCGCAACAGGTCGGGCGCATGCGTGTGGATAACAAAGAGGGCAAAGACTGCGAAACCTCTTTCCGCGTCCGTGATACCAATGGCACCTGGAGCCTCGTCGAAGCCTTCCCAGTGACCGGTCGCACACATCAGATTCGTGTCCACCTATTAGATTCGGGTCATGCCGTCGTAGGCGATGATTACTACGGCCCCGACGCTGGCGATGGCCATAAACACCTGCCACCTCAACGCACCCCCTACCCCTTAGGCCTCCGCGCCGCCACTCTCGCCTACTTCGATCCTTTCCTACGCAAGAACACCCGCATCAAGGCTCCGATGGACGACTTCATCACCGCCTTCGGTTTCCAACCTCCTCCTAAACCAACCAAGCCGGAGGCACGCACTGGTCCCCATCTGAAAACTGAAAACTGAAAACTTAGAACTCTTTCCTCATTCCTTCGTCATTCTTTGGCCGTATGGCTCGATGTGTACCAAGACATCCTCCACCTGTGGCATCGCACTTTTGATCCTGTCTTTCACCTGATGTGCGATATCATGAGCGCTCAAGACGGTCATCTGCGGGTCCACTTGCACATGAATATCCACAAAGAGATGTGGACCCGCTTTGCGGATCAGACACTTCTCAATATCTTTCACGCCCTCCACTGCTCCGCCCAAAGACCTCACTTGCCTCTCGATCTCTGGATCCGCTTTGACATCCATCAATTCATTGGCGGCATTACGAAAAAGTCGTGAACCATTCCAGCCAATGATACCCGCAGCAAAAAACGCAGCCCAATCATCAGCCGCTTCGTAGCCTGGACCACCGAGCAAGGCCACAGCGATGCCGATGAAGGCGGCAGCGGAAGTAAGCGCATCGCTCCGATGATGCCAGGCATCCGTCTCCACAGCCGTGCTCTCAACCGTGGCCGATTCCTTTAGCACATGACGAAAAAGGGTTTCCTTCACCAACACGACGCCAAGCAAAACGATCAAGGTGAATGGAGCGGGCATGGAATGCGGCGTGAGAATCTCCCGGACCGCCGTGATGCCGATCCAGACGGCGGCAAAGATGAGCATCGTGGACACCACAGCAGCCGCGATCGGTTCGGCTTTGCCATGACCGTAGGGATGATCCTTGTCCGCCGGCTCCTTCGCCACTACCAACCCGCGCCACACGATCACCGAGCTGAATACATCCGCCAGCGATTCCACCCCATCCGCAACCAAGGCATGCGAATGCCCCACCACACCGGCGATCGTCTTGCCTGCGGCCAATACCGTGTTCACGATCATGCCGATGAATGTCACCCGTAGACTGCGCTGTAAACGATCCATTTCCATGCGACCAATAGCTTTGTCA
It includes:
- a CDS encoding cation diffusion facilitator family transporter — its product is MEMDRLQRSLRVTFIGMIVNTVLAAGKTIAGVVGHSHALVADGVESLADVFSSVIVWRGLVVAKEPADKDHPYGHGKAEPIAAAVVSTMLIFAAVWIGITAVREILTPHSMPAPFTLIVLLGVVLVKETLFRHVLKESATVESTAVETDAWHHRSDALTSAAAFIGIAVALLGGPGYEAADDWAAFFAAGIIGWNGSRLFRNAANELMDVKADPEIERQVRSLGGAVEGVKDIEKCLIRKAGPHLFVDIHVQVDPQMTVLSAHDIAHQVKDRIKSAMPQVEDVLVHIEPYGQRMTKE
- a CDS encoding RluA family pseudouridine synthase, with translation MAKPQHMELGEGRNITRIPILYEDRSVMAIDKPAGWLLVPFSWQRTQRNLQAAVTSSISAGHFWARSRNLKFLRHVHRLDGDTSGILLFAKSLGAVDTYSDLFETRQMEKTYLVVVHGVPKQTEWTCTAKLASDPQQVGRMRVDNKEGKDCETSFRVRDTNGTWSLVEAFPVTGRTHQIRVHLLDSGHAVVGDDYYGPDAGDGHKHLPPQRTPYPLGLRAATLAYFDPFLRKNTRIKAPMDDFITAFGFQPPPKPTKPEARTGPHLKTEN